A window of the Arachis duranensis cultivar V14167 chromosome 5, aradu.V14167.gnm2.J7QH, whole genome shotgun sequence genome harbors these coding sequences:
- the LOC107488400 gene encoding putative RING-H2 finger protein ATL21A translates to MTTPQYYSLTLVVLIIIIIIGYRRTEADEASDNINNCDTTVIASCGNYTLPIEFPFWMTSEGNNTRCGYRGFEIKCNNQKQPLLNLPESGDFVVNGIENDEQTILINDQEKCLPRRIMLNRGFSLADSPFQLADGFSYQNYSFYSCPYDPTSPLMIECLGSTRNNLSYSVLAVLSSQVTRQRLLNNSSSCHFITSALAPVPSYVRYEVFWMSYDVDIRLRWNEPDCTSCIQSGGRCGLLPNSNDDHAACYDLPHQGQGLSRKARFGLTIGVGIPGVIGIIGLICLLQRRKMRRDQRQQSSRTQPEFSIMIVPPPPAVLMGLDGPSIERYPKTEVGENGQLPRPNDTICSICLSEYSPKEVLRTITECQHYFHVDCIDGWLKMNATCPLCRKLPARSNSNYDSSLPFPPSSSS, encoded by the exons ATGACTACCCCGCAATATTATTCCCTAACACTTGTAgtcttgattattattattattattgggtaCAGAAGAACAGAGGCTGATGAGGCAAGTGATAATATTAATAACTGTGACACAACCGTTATTGCCTCATGCGGAAACTACACGCTCCCTATTGAATTCCCGTTTTGGATGACCAGTGAAGGCAACAACACACGGTGTGGGTACCGAGGTTTCGAAATCAAGTGTAACAATCAGAAACAACCGTTGCTAAATCTCCCAGAATCCGGTGACTTCGTTGTAAACGGGATCGAGAATGATGAGCAAACAATTCTGATCAACGACCAAGAAAAGTGCCTCCCAAGAAGGATCATGCTCAACCGTGGATTCAGCCTCGCAGATTCCCCTTTCCAATTAGCCGACGGTTTCAGTTACCAGAATTACTCGTTTTACAGCTGTCCATACGACCCAACATCACCGCTCATGATAGAGTGCTTGGGATCCACGCGCAACAACCTCAGCTATTCCGTGTTGGCGGTGTTGTCGTCGCAAGTAACGCGTCAAAGGTTGTTGAATAATTCATCGTCGTGCCACTTTATTACATCCGCTTTGGCACCTGTTCCCAGTTATGTACGGTATGAAGTGTTTTGGATGAGTTACGATGTTGATATACGGTTACGGTGGAATGAACCTGATTGCACGTCTTGTATACAAAGTGGTGGACGCTGTGGCCTCCTACCGAATTCTAACGATGATCATGCTGCTTGTTATGATCTTCCACACCAAGGTCAAG GTCTTTCAAGGAAAGCCAGGTTTGGTCTAACCATAGGCGTGGGAATACCTGGAGTCATTGGCATCATTGGACTAATATGTTTATTGCAACGCAGAAAGATGAGGCGAGATCAGCGACAACAGTCATCAAGAACACAACCGGAATTTTCTATCATGATTGTCCCTCCCCCTCCAGCTGTCCTAATGGGCCTTGATGGCCCATCAATAGAAAGATATCCGAAAACTGAGGTTGGTGAGAATGGGCAATTGCCTAGGCCCAATGATACCATTTGCTCAATATGTCTCTCTGAATACAGTCCCAAAGAGGTGCTGAGGACCATAACAGAGTGCCAACACTATTTTCACGTTGATTGCATTGATGGGTGGCTGAAGATGAATGCTACTTGCCCTTTGTGTAGAAAATTGCCCGCAAGATCAAATTCCAATTACGACTCCTCTTTGCCTTTCCCTCCATCTTCCTCCTCCTAA
- the LOC107488346 gene encoding RING-H2 finger protein ATL22-like encodes MANLLITLFLISIFEFLFLANATRSKTTSPACGSRYCGSSEVAIEFPFHLTQDHTSFVEGDARCGYQGFEVSCNQRNLMISLPNGGGEFIVKNISLEHQYIWVNDPNECFAKRFLQGKDLIKDSPFLWGLPNSKRVMFYNCSELAGIDVDPQLRLPCLSDDEKHYYSVIVLSESDIENENYYSSRCRNIGSALFPVKDVSEDDSSISSRQIRDELVHFDMKLQWFRPSCYCKEDQHCGFIPNTDFDVVCYNHKNQEQDMLLELDSGYSNNNGNGHMQALSGTSGSPPSYYYGEKEESKFAIGLGTLGILILLFYVAFHITKEMREERLRQRIMETQHARARRMLLSQQRQLGELRRLRMMESSSIISERYPATSDENSTIIIELEQCPVIQLGDSGQLPTMLMDNVCSICLSEYEAKETLRSMPQCNHFFHSHCIDAWLKMNATCPLCRKLPI; translated from the exons ATGGCTAACTTGCTAAtaactttgttcttaatttccATTTTTGAATTCTTGTTTCTTGCTAACGCAACAAGAAGCAAAACCACTTCACCAGCTTGTGGAAGCAGATATTGTGGAAGCTCTGAAGTAGCTATTGAGTTCCCTTTCCATTTGACACAGGATCATACTAGCTTTGTTGAAGGAGATGCACGATGCGGGTACCAAGGTTTTGAAGTTTCGTGTAACCAAAGGAATTTGATGATTAGTCTCCCAAATGGAGGAGGAGAATTCATCGTCAAAAACATCTCTCTAGAGCACCAATATATTTGGGTAAACGACCCTAATGAGTGTTTTGCTAAACGGTTCTTGCAGGGCAAGGATCTCATCAAAGATTCACCCTTCCTATGGGGCCTTCCAAATTCAAAGAGAGTGATGTTTTACAATTGCAGCGAATTAGCAGGAATTGATGTTGATCCACAACTACGTCTTCCTTGCCTGAGTGACGATGAGAAGCATTATTATTCTGTTATAGTTTTGTCAGAGTCAGATATTGAGAATGAGAATTATTATAGTTCAAGGTGTAGGAATATTGGGTCTGCTTTGTTTCCCGTTAAGGATGTTTCAGAAGATGATTCTTCAATATCATCACGGCAAATAAGAGATGAACTTGTTCATTTTGATATGAAGTTGCAATGGTTTAGGCCTAGTTGTTATTGTAAGGAGGATCAACACTGTGGCTTCATACCAAATACTGATTTTGACGTTGTTTGTTACAACCACAAAAATCAAGAACAAG ATATGTTACTTGAACTTGACAGCGGTTATTCCAATAATAATGGTAATGGGCACATGCAAGCACTTTCCGGTACTA GTGGAAGTCCTCCAAGTTATTATTATGGTGAAAAGGAAGAGAGCAAGTTTGCTATAGGATTGGGAACGCTAggtatattaatattattattttatgtagcATTTCATATAACTAAGGAGATGAGAGAAGAAAGGTTACGACAGAGAATCATGGAGACCCAACATGCGCGAGCAAGGAGAATGTTGTTAAGCCAACAGCGACAGCTAGGAGAGCTACGCAGATTAAGAATGATGGAATCATCATCAATAATCAGTGAGAGGTACCCTGCCACCAGCGATGagaattcaacaataataatagagTTAGAACAATGTCCAGTTATCCAGCTAGGTGACAGTGGACAATTGCCAACAATGTTAATGGACAACGTTTGCTCTATATGTCTTAGTGAGTACGAGGCTAAAGAAACATTACGGAGCATGCCACAGTGTAATCACTTTTTTCATTCTCATTGTATTGATGCCTGGCTCAAGATGAATGCTACTTGTCCCTTGTGCCGAAAATTGCCAATATGA